The proteins below come from a single Candidatus Bathyarchaeota archaeon genomic window:
- a CDS encoding ATP-binding protein encodes MSSQNFSIEVLSKLKDPVISLDEQFRIVFVNETQPQIFGITKNEMLGKSLWQVAPKTAGTLMEHKLREAQLTRKIITFQWVGAYTGNILDSTIYPSGSGLTIISVDVTESRNAQAALKQRTEKLEQTQRELEAYASQMEQLANERAKQLQEKERLAAIGATAGMVGHDIRNPLQAIIGDVFLLRDALTAMPEQTKPEVSESLDSIEKNIGYINKIVADLQDYARPLKPEYSYVDLSEIMTCIVGDIRVPGNINVIVSSNSFQKIKTEPTFIRRILTNLVINAVQAMPEGGNLELSSLIGEKVCITVADTGLGIPDSVKPRLFAPMVTTKSKGQGLGLAVAKRLAEALSGKISFESQVGKGTKFTIELPLQQ; translated from the coding sequence GTGTCCTCGCAAAATTTTTCAATCGAAGTGCTAAGTAAGCTTAAAGACCCAGTAATATCTTTAGACGAGCAGTTCCGCATCGTTTTCGTCAACGAAACCCAACCGCAGATTTTTGGAATAACAAAAAACGAAATGCTCGGCAAGAGCCTCTGGCAAGTTGCCCCTAAAACCGCTGGCACCCTTATGGAGCATAAACTAAGGGAAGCTCAGCTTACCCGAAAAATCATTACGTTCCAATGGGTCGGCGCGTACACAGGAAACATTCTTGACTCAACAATTTATCCCTCCGGCTCTGGATTAACCATTATCAGCGTTGACGTCACCGAAAGCCGAAATGCCCAAGCCGCCCTTAAACAGCGAACCGAGAAGCTTGAGCAGACACAAAGAGAGCTTGAGGCATATGCCAGCCAGATGGAGCAGCTTGCCAATGAAAGAGCTAAGCAACTGCAGGAAAAAGAGCGTCTTGCCGCTATCGGCGCCACGGCGGGTATGGTGGGGCATGACATCCGCAACCCGTTGCAGGCAATCATCGGCGACGTGTTTCTTCTAAGAGATGCCTTAACCGCAATGCCTGAGCAAACCAAGCCTGAAGTCAGCGAAAGCCTGGATAGTATCGAAAAAAACATCGGGTACATCAACAAGATTGTCGCTGACCTGCAGGATTATGCTAGACCCCTAAAACCCGAGTACTCCTATGTTGACCTCTCGGAGATTATGACCTGCATCGTTGGGGACATAAGGGTTCCTGGCAACATCAACGTTATTGTAAGCTCTAATTCTTTTCAGAAGATAAAAACTGAACCGACCTTCATTCGGCGCATACTCACCAACCTCGTTATTAATGCGGTTCAGGCGATGCCGGAGGGCGGAAACCTGGAGCTGTCCAGCCTCATCGGCGAAAAAGTATGCATCACGGTTGCAGACACGGGTCTTGGCATCCCTGACAGCGTTAAACCCCGATTGTTCGCGCCGATGGTGACGACGAAGTCTAAGGGGCAGGGTTTAGGCTTAGCTGTTGCCAAGCGCCTCGCTGAGGCTCTTAGTGGCAAAATCAGTTTTGAAAGTCAAGTTGGGAAAGGCACCAAATTCACTATAGAGCTGCCCCTCCAGCAATAG
- a CDS encoding PAS domain S-box protein produces the protein MDNLSNDQNLIIPSDVPIAIYELDLSTLKLKWANRYVSSLLGYSETELSELKVTDLLCGDSKEVFQANIQKAITSKQTHFSSEVQVKTKNGSTLWGLFNSKVIFAAGKPSAVLVFAQDITRRKKLEDALRLSEDKFAKAFLNSPYAVTLTRLSDGRVMEANESAIRLFGTNPEEAIGKESLGFWADPRDRTEFMIELSQKGSIHNREIFFLKKDGTSFPADMSSSIIIIHGEKYLLSILTDITERKNAEEALKESEKLYRTLFDNSEDGFMLLEPIFDEKGTPCDFLFLKLNSAYERMTGSKADDVLGKRASQAAPDLEREVIALSGEVCETGRSIRHEAFNRYSNKWFDSYFFPYAQGKVGILFRDVTERKKTEEALRLSKQRLNEIVESISDDLMVLDHNWNYLYANSQAGKILGLEPKEIVGRNFWELYPQNKGTYIETSLREAMDKGEIKRFELLGQYSERYKLITTYPSAEGIVLIATDITERRQLEKQLQDQERLAAIGSTAGMVGHDIRNPLQAIIGDLYLMRMELDSPLFQKESLLEEIGNIEKSISYINKIVADLQDYAKPLRPEYSEVEISEVMATVVEELAVPKEIEVSISTNTFRKLKTDPTFIRRILTNLINNAIQAMPKGGTLELASLAKQDSVVIYVSDSGVGIPEDVQPKLFTPMMTTKAKGQGLGLAVVKRLVEALGGKISFESQVGAGTKFLIELPTNIADRQTASWE, from the coding sequence ATGGATAATCTCAGCAATGATCAGAACTTAATTATTCCCAGCGATGTACCGATTGCAATCTATGAACTCGACCTGTCCACCCTTAAACTGAAATGGGCAAACCGATACGTCAGCAGCCTGCTGGGCTACTCTGAAACGGAGCTGTCAGAGCTAAAAGTAACTGACCTGCTCTGCGGAGACAGCAAGGAGGTTTTCCAAGCCAACATCCAAAAGGCAATTACATCTAAGCAGACACATTTCAGCTCAGAAGTGCAGGTAAAAACAAAAAATGGCTCCACCTTATGGGGGCTATTTAATTCAAAGGTAATATTTGCCGCGGGAAAACCCTCCGCAGTGCTGGTTTTCGCTCAGGACATAACCCGCCGGAAAAAATTGGAAGATGCCCTAAGACTATCCGAAGACAAGTTCGCTAAGGCATTCCTAAACAGCCCCTACGCAGTCACGTTAACACGCCTAAGCGACGGCAGGGTCATGGAGGCTAATGAATCCGCCATCCGCCTTTTCGGCACTAATCCCGAGGAGGCAATCGGAAAAGAATCGCTTGGTTTCTGGGCAGACCCCCGCGACCGAACGGAGTTTATGATTGAACTATCCCAAAAAGGTTCAATTCACAATCGAGAGATATTTTTTCTCAAAAAAGACGGAACCAGCTTTCCCGCGGACATGTCAAGTTCAATCATTATTATTCATGGAGAAAAATATCTCCTATCTATCCTAACCGATATTACAGAACGCAAGAATGCTGAAGAAGCCCTTAAAGAAAGCGAGAAACTCTATCGCACCCTCTTTGATAACAGCGAAGACGGCTTTATGCTGCTTGAACCCATATTCGACGAAAAGGGCACCCCATGCGATTTTCTGTTCCTCAAACTTAACTCTGCATATGAACGCATGACGGGCTCTAAGGCAGATGATGTTTTAGGGAAACGGGCAAGCCAAGCCGCTCCAGACCTTGAACGCGAGGTAATCGCGTTAAGCGGCGAGGTATGTGAAACCGGCCGATCCATTCGTCATGAAGCGTTTAACAGGTACTCCAATAAGTGGTTTGACTCCTACTTTTTCCCCTATGCCCAAGGGAAAGTAGGTATATTATTTAGGGATGTAACTGAGCGGAAAAAAACCGAAGAGGCACTCAGATTAAGCAAGCAGAGGCTAAATGAGATTGTGGAGAGCATATCGGATGATCTGATGGTGCTTGACCACAACTGGAACTATCTCTACGCGAACAGTCAAGCCGGAAAAATACTCGGGCTGGAACCTAAAGAGATAGTTGGCAGAAACTTCTGGGAACTGTACCCGCAAAACAAAGGCACATACATCGAAACAAGCCTAAGGGAAGCGATGGATAAAGGAGAAATCAAGCGTTTTGAATTATTAGGTCAATACTCAGAAAGATACAAGCTAATAACCACCTACCCCTCAGCAGAAGGCATTGTGCTTATAGCCACAGATATTACAGAACGCAGACAACTAGAGAAGCAACTACAAGACCAAGAACGACTCGCCGCCATTGGCTCAACAGCCGGCATGGTAGGGCATGATATCCGTAATCCACTGCAAGCCATCATCGGCGACCTGTACCTTATGAGAATGGAACTAGATTCACCTCTGTTTCAGAAAGAGAGCCTTCTGGAGGAAATCGGAAACATAGAAAAAAGCATATCCTACATCAATAAAATCGTCGCTGACCTCCAAGACTACGCAAAACCCCTAAGGCCCGAGTATAGCGAGGTTGAAATCTCCGAAGTTATGGCTACCGTGGTTGAAGAACTGGCGGTTCCAAAAGAAATTGAGGTTTCAATTAGCACCAACACCTTTAGAAAGCTAAAAACAGACCCCACGTTTATCCGGCGAATCTTAACCAACCTCATCAACAACGCCATTCAAGCAATGCCTAAAGGAGGAACATTAGAGTTGGCAAGCCTAGCAAAACAGGACTCTGTTGTTATTTATGTCTCAGATTCAGGGGTGGGGATTCCTGAAGATGTCCAGCCGAAACTGTTTACGCCCATGATGACCACTAAAGCTAAGGGTCAGGGGTTAGGTTTAGCGGTGGTGAAAAGGTTAGTTGAGGCACTTGGCGGGAAAATCAGTTTTGAGAGCCAAGTGGGGGCTGGAACAAAATTCCTAATTGAACTACCGACCAATATAGCTGACAGGCAGACCGCTAGTTGGGAATAA
- a CDS encoding CPBP family intramembrane metalloprotease codes for MKNRFGIFLLFLACGISLPSLSGLLVFPFSTVPSQFILAYTLALSLIFLSLALLARSRKSLRCYWQIFFAFFVAALALFIDFLFNFPANTLGGFLIDMLASASIIITVIVLLTKLSGNPVGSIFLKKGKFRLGVLIGLVGFFVFALTAIPVAQSMFNGQNLSTDRVIAWLPWLIPIVLLNGAREELLYRGLFLKKYEVKLGAKTSNLLQAIIFSLSHSVAGVMLSTYTPFIWALVIFTFALGLAWGYIMQRTDSIIGSVLFHAGTDMPVFIGIFSNIF; via the coding sequence ATGAAAAATCGGTTTGGCATATTCCTGCTGTTTCTCGCTTGCGGCATAAGCTTGCCTTCCCTTTCAGGGTTGCTTGTTTTCCCCTTTTCAACGGTTCCTTCCCAGTTCATATTGGCATACACATTGGCTCTATCGCTTATCTTCCTATCATTAGCTCTCCTCGCACGTTCCCGTAAATCCCTCAGATGCTATTGGCAAATCTTCTTTGCCTTCTTTGTTGCAGCCCTTGCCCTCTTTATTGATTTCCTATTTAACTTTCCAGCTAACACTCTGGGCGGATTTCTAATAGATATGCTGGCCAGCGCCTCGATAATAATCACCGTAATTGTCCTATTAACAAAGCTATCGGGCAACCCGGTCGGTTCCATTTTCCTAAAAAAGGGCAAATTCCGCTTAGGCGTCTTAATAGGTCTGGTCGGCTTTTTCGTTTTCGCCCTTACAGCTATCCCTGTAGCCCAGTCAATGTTCAATGGACAGAACCTCAGTACTGACCGGGTTATTGCTTGGCTGCCTTGGCTAATACCTATTGTTCTACTAAACGGAGCAAGGGAAGAACTACTCTATCGGGGGCTTTTTTTAAAGAAATACGAAGTTAAGCTTGGAGCAAAAACATCTAACCTGCTACAAGCCATAATTTTTTCGTTAAGTCACTCCGTCGCGGGGGTAATGCTCAGTACTTATACACCTTTCATTTGGGCGCTAGTCATCTTTACTTTTGCTCTTGGGCTGGCCTGGGGCTACATCATGCAACGCACCGATAGCATAATAGGGTCAGTTTTGTTCCACGCGGGAACAGACATGCCCGTTTTTATTGGTATATTCTCAAATATTTTCTAG